Below is a genomic region from Longimicrobium sp..
ACTCAGCACTCAGCACTGCAGTTTACGCCCGCACCGCCTGCACCTCGACCGAGATCTTGATCTCGTTGCCGACCAGGATCCCACCCGTCTCGAGCGCCTGGTTCCAGGTGAGGCCGAAGTCGCGGCGGTCGATCTTGCCGGTGGCGCTGAAGCTCACGCGCTCGCCGCCCCACGGGTCCTTGCCGCGGCCGTCGTACGTCACCTCGAGCGTCACCGGGCGCGTGGTGCCGCGGATGGTCAGGTCGCCGGTGAGCTGGAAGGTGTCGCCGACACGGTCCACCGCGCCCTCCACCTTCGTGCTGGTGAAGGTGATCTTCCCGAAGTTCTCGGCGTCCAGGAAGTCGGCCGAGCGCAGGTGGTCGTCGCGCTGGCCCACGCCGGTGTTGATGCTGGCCACGCCCAGCTCGGCCGTCGCGAACGAGCGGTCGGGGCTGGTCTCGTCCATGTGGATCTCGCCCGCCACGTCCGTGAAGCGGCCCTTCACCGTCGTGATCATCATGTGCTTCGTCGAGAACTCGACGAGGCTGTGGGTCGGGTCGATGTTCCAGGTCGTCACGGTCGTCGGGTTCGTGGTGGTGGTCATGGTTCGCATCTCCAGAGTGAGTATCTTGTTGCCTAGATATCAGGGAACGAAAGAAACCATCATGGCTGGTCCTGGGCGTGCTGCCCCAGGCGCTTGAGCAGCGCGGTCATCGTGCGCTGCTCTTCCTGCGTGAGTCCCGCCATCGCCGCCTCGACCACCGCGGCATGGTCGGGAAACACCCCGTCGATGAGGGCGTGTCCCTCGTCGGTGAGCTCCACGTAGAGGGCCCGCCGGTCGGT
It encodes:
- a CDS encoding YceI family protein, whose translation is MTTTTNPTTVTTWNIDPTHSLVEFSTKHMMITTVKGRFTDVAGEIHMDETSPDRSFATAELGVASINTGVGQRDDHLRSADFLDAENFGKITFTSTKVEGAVDRVGDTFQLTGDLTIRGTTRPVTLEVTYDGRGKDPWGGERVSFSATGKIDRRDFGLTWNQALETGGILVGNEIKISVEVQAVRA